A window of Macrotis lagotis isolate mMagLag1 chromosome 1, bilby.v1.9.chrom.fasta, whole genome shotgun sequence genomic DNA:
GACCCATCTCTGGGCAGTTCCAGGAAACCTTTCTCTCTGAATTGGAGTAGCTTGTCCCTGCTTTTTTTCCAGAAAGTGAATGGTGAGGAATTGGGTTTGTCACCTGGTCACTTGATTCAtcacttaaaaatgctttttccaGCAGAACAACAAAATTCACTCTTGTTTGTGAAAAACTGCTGTGCAGACCTTAGATTATAAATAAAAGCCCTTGGACTACTGCCATGGTTTTTATTTGTGCCAGAGGTAGTGCAGGAAGAGGTGGGCTCTGGGGAACCAGAGGGAAGGGAACTGCTTTCAGATGAGATGGAACGTAGTTGCACAGCAGTGAGGACAGAGACACCTTAGACAAGAAGCTTTTCTGGAAGTCAGCCCTTCATCTGGTAACTTTCACAAAGTGTGATGAATCAAAGCAGTGATTGTCTGGGGACATCAGTCTTCAAAGGTTTGATCAATGAGACCTTTAACATCCCTGGCTCTTCCTTTGGTATCTTCCCTATCCCAGGAGAATGCTCACTTTAGCATCTCAGAGTCCCTGATTGCTGCCATTGAACTAATGAAGTGCAATATGATGAACCAGCACctggatgaggaagaagaggatgatAGTGATAAGGAGATCCAGGAACTGAAACAGAAAATTCGTCTTCGGCGGCAGCAGATCCGTACCAAAAACCTCTTCCCTGCCTACCAGGAGACTGAGCATGGAAGTGAGTCTCTGGGGTCCTAGGCTGCCCTTGCCCTGCCCTGCTTTGGTCTAGTCCTTTGGGGATCACCTGAGTTCATTTGGAACATCATACTTCTTCCAGGGGTTATCCTGCATGGTATGCTTCTCCATCATCTCATCTCCAGTGTTCTTATCAGACTCAGGATATTAGGTTTGACCTAACAGGGTCTGGCCTGTTTTTCATCAAAGGAGCcactctttgtatcctcagttgGTTCCTatgtggttttttcccccctacttTGTAATATGCTAAGGGTAAAAAAACATTCTTGAAAATGTTTAAGGCTGCAAGGTCTAATGTTACATTTTCTCTCCAAGAAGATTCTGAGATGGCAAACCAAtagaatgttttcatttttttttatcatgtttacCAGTTAGGTTCTCACTTGATACCTACCTCTTTTTGAATTTATGCTTTGTCCTATCATCTTCTCCTTCCATTGCTGGGTCATAATGGTGCACATGGCAGTCTTGCTAACTACTTTATctcaccccaaaaaacaggctttcTGGTTACTTCTAGCGGTTCCCAGTTCAGCTCACGTGATTCAGCCCGACTTTCTGACTCTGGTTCCACTGATGAAGTTGATGAATTTGAGATCCAAGGTAAGAGATGTCACACTATTATACACAAAtttccatgattttttcctttaggtttgGATAGCAGCCTCATGAACCTACCCTAGATAGGCATttacttaaaaaggaaaaacattcctGTATAGGAAACTAGCCGTGTCTACAATTATCCACAGTAGCTTGCTTGCTGGAGTAGACCTTTCATTCTCAGAGACTCTGGAGTCCTCTTCATATCAGTCTAGGGAACTCATTTGCTTATGCAGATTGTAGTAACTGGTTTTTTGTTCCATTTGAAACTTGATTTCTTGCTTCAGAATGTCTAGTTAAAGTGAACTTACTGTTCACAGAAACATACAAGCTGCATCTTAGTTATTAGTTAGTTAAAGatccttccattttttcttcaagCCCATGAAACCAGGAAGGAGGAATCTTCTGTTCCATTTAAGTTTCAAGGGTTGTCATTGCTAAGAAGTGAAACCTTCACCAAAGGTGACTTTCTGACATGTACAGAGATGAGTGTAGCATTATGAATCTATTTGTTCAACTTGAAGGAAAACTAATTTATGAACACTGAAATGACCTGGTGCAGTTGTCCAGGGACTATTACTATTCAGTCTCAGTTTTGtgtatcaattgggcaatggttgTTACCTTGCCATAGGGAGCATGCTTTCTAATGGGTTTGGAGAGGTAGATTTTGAACTCGAGTGGATACCTACTCTCTGGACTTGGTATCAGTCTCCCAGGACAGGCCAAAGTTTGATTTGGGTATGGTTAAGAATGAAGGGCTAAGTCCTGACCCCCTTCAGGAGGTCAGCTCCAGTCTTGTTCCTGCCCTGTTATTTCTCCTTCCTGTGACTGAACACTGAAGTGCACCATTTTGTCACCGTTGTTATACAGATGGTAGTGATGGGTCTAACCTGATTCACACGTCAAAGAACGGACTGTCAGTGTCCATGGCTTCATTGTTTTCAGGTAGCCTGTGTTAAGAGTGTTctctgtatgtatttatgtatgtctCTAGCACGTGTGTATGCCCTTTGATTATTGTGTGTCTCATTGTTCTAGAGAATGTCAGGGTTTCTTGGGGAACTAGTCAAAAACCTGAACTTGAAAGTCACATATAGAGAATGAGCCTTATTAAACTAAGCTGCCTTCACAGGCCCCACCTCTTGTCTTATGGTTCTCTGATTCTTGCTCTGAAAATTCCAGGATAAATGGCAAACATAATAGGGAGAAAATTGCAGATCAGAGTAGTCAGACTTATAATTTAGCCACTGGTACTATCTAAgtggaaatattaataaaaaaatgataggaGGTTTGTAGAGCCTGAACTCAGGAACCCTATATGGTTTGCCTGTACTTGGGTTTGGCTCTCCACTGGTAGATAGTAAAGCCTTGTGGGCTAGACCACTAATTCTTTGGAAGAACTAACTGCTCAAAGTTAGAACACATTCTTCGATACCTAAAAGCAAAATGTCGTATTAAATAGCTAAGAATAAGAATATgttaagtaatatttttaattacttttataTCGATCATATATATAGTAAATGCAGTTAGAAGCAATATAGAAATGTGGTAGTTTGTGTATCTTTCTCATTGATCCTTAGCTGTTATCTATCACTCTTTAATCTAGTCTTGAATAGTAGAGTAGAATTTATTCAGGATCTAACAGATTTCAAGCCATTTTAGCATCAATAgtctttcctcaactgtagatTTTTTTCGTTATCTAAAAAAGTAACCTCTGTTACCCTAACTGTTAAtcaggataaaaaaatgaaaatattttactgatATCATTTCAGAATTCTCACTTTGTTTAAACCATCAGATGTAATGAGGACTGGGCCTTATTTGACCTTTCTGACACATCTGATCAGCTAAGATACTTTATCATGTTTCTTCTGACATTCTTGCATCTCCTTTTGACTCCTATTTGTTCCTTGTACTATTCAGTAaggaaatttctttctaaaaatcgAATTTCTTTTAGGTTTAAAATCCTAAATccttgagaattttctttttcttccttttgctcAGGGTCTCTCAATCAGTAAGCTACACATCAAGAGTATCTCTTCTTCCAAGCTAACTGTCATAGTCTGTTCTATGGAATTATCTACTTTGAATGTAGAGGCAGTTGTAActtctttggttttcttctttattccacCTGACTGGGTAGAAAAAAGTGAGGAGGTTTGGAGGAGACAGAAATGCTTATCCCCAGAGTTCCTGAGTGATCTTAACTTTCAGTGCTTCAGGAGGATCAGAATTTGTGTTTCATGACATAATTTTCATCACTTAGAAATGATATTAATGGAAATCTGGACCAATTATGGAGGGCCTTGAATGCTGAACCCAGACCTTTGTATGGAGGAATAATCACAGCCCCTCACAGAATTTTTGAGCACTCATAATGAGTCAGCACCATGTTTGACAGATATAATTGAGGACATTTGAAATTTCAGGCCTCTTTCCTGTTTATCCTATCACATAGTTTACTTATCTTGAAGAGAATTATCTATCTAAgggttttctcttctcttctcttctcttctcttctcttctcttctcttctcttctcttctcttctcttctctctttttttttaacatagccTTTTCTGTTTCTAGGAAACATACCAGCTTACCTCCATTCCTTTCTTATGTTCTGGGGGCCTAAAAACTTTAAAAGCTCAGTTCCAATTCCATGGTACGAGAGATTGTGTAGCTTCATTCACCTTCATGTGCAGGGAAAGAGAACTGGTTTGAGTTCAGAGGACTTAAATTTGAGTTCCAACTCTCTTTCTTTTAATTGTCTTTTTGACTTTGTACAAAAGAGTTGACCCTTGGCTCTTCAAATTTATTACTGTAAAATGTTAAGATTAGATTAGATCATCCCTTAACGTCTCTTCCTTCTCAGAATCCTCTGATCCTGTGAATTTGCTAGGAAATTACTTGATTAAAAATAATCCATCTTACCTAAGTGAAGGACATATTCTCTAATGTCTATCTGCCTTTGAACTTCTTTCCAGAGATCCATAACTTGAACAATTCTGCACGCACCCACAAAACATTTGGGTGCCATATCAGTAAGCATAAAGTTGATCAAACTACATTAAtgctaaagaaaaagagaaaaagatagtaGTCAGTTTAGAATGAAGTTCATCAGGGATGGTAAGTTTTGATCTGACTTTTAAAGGACTGAACAAGAATGATGAGAATTTTAGTATCCTCCTTGACTAGGCAGAGATGGCTGGGCTGCCTACCTAAGCAACCTTTGCTTGATCCCCTTTCCTCCAGATCacaagggtaaaatatgaggtgGTTgatgatctcagaaacttaatccCAAAAACCTTAATAAGAGGGTAAAAAGATTTACCAGCTTCTCTCTAACAACTGTAAGAGCTCTAAAAAGGAGTACAAACATTAGTTTATCTCCTGCCAGATGTTTTACTCAGTTTTTTCTTTGGGGATTTATTGCGATAGAGAAATGCCTGTGCCCCCTATTTTATGGGTCAATGAAGCTTGTGTGACTACCTCCACATCCCCCACTAAAGTCCAGAGATCTCTCCCACTGTAGCCCCTATGGGACATTTCAGTTGTTTCTTGTGCGTTTGACTTGGCTGTGGTGTGATACTCCCTGATAGGTTGTTTCCTTAGCTTAATCTCTTTCTTTAGCCTTTTCCCACCAGATTTTTGTAGATGTTTGTGTGTCTGTCACCTCTCTGTCACCCTCGGTGCTGTGCGTAGTATCACTGACTCGGCCTAATCCTCACTGCTGGTGTTACCTGTGACCTCTGAACTCGAGGTTATGCCCCAAGCATCACTGAACCTCTCCCCCACCCTCCTAGAAGACAGCATGTAGTTGTCCCCTGCAGAATGCCTACCTGGCAAGAGCACGGAATGATTGCTTACTTCACAGTTATTCACCTTCTTTCTGTTCCCCTCATGTTTTGTTTCCATTCAGATGCTGACATCAGGAGGAGTGCAAGCTCCAGCAACAGATCCTACCTTTCTTCAGAGTCCTTGTAAGTATTTACTTGGTAAAATCTCCTCTGAGGCATAAGGAGATACCATCAGGGCTTTGGGGGGGACTGGGAACAGAAGTTCTGGGGCCACTCCCAGGGTTAAGGCCACAAAATTGCTTGGCTCTGTCTGTGGTAAAGCAGCAGTTCCAAGGTCAGCTGTTCAGGGCTTTGGGGATGGGGTATTCCTCCATTGGATGGCAGGGGAGAACTCCAAGATTGAGGCAGATATTGTTTGGAGGGGGCTTAGCACCCGAAGAGGCCTCATCTAAATGTTCATTacactccttccctttccctcccaacTTTTCTAAATCTTAAGAGCCTAGGATTCTACTCTGGGAAGCAGTAAGCTTTGAAGTGATGGCAGCCCTTTTTGAGTGGAAGTGCTTACATAATAAGGGAGCCCGGGGACTTGAATCTTTCTTCTACCCCATAAATGAGGAAGTAGGGAATGTTAATTTCTGAATAGGAAAAtaagaattcaagaaaatcaGACTTTTTGAAACCCCACTAGGCAACACCTGCCTCCAGTAAGGGCAAAAAGAgaaactaaaggaagaaaaaaataatttgacaagAGTCCACATCTGCAGAACCTGGGTAATACAGGGATCCCCCGTTGAATCCTATGACCCTCCATCCTTCCCGTTGCTCGGCCTACATGTTTTATTTCCTGTCTTGTTCTCACTAGCAGCTCCCACTGTTTTCTGCATTCCACATCAGCTGAGGCAGTGGCCATGGGCCTTCTGAAGCAGTTTGAAGGGATGCAGCTCCCAGCCGCTTCCGAGCTAGAGTGGTTGGTTCCTGAGCATGATGCACCCCAGAAGGTAAAGATCCCTTCTTGCTCCTTTCACCCTCTTCCATCCAGCTTTAAACCTTTTCCACAAGGCTACCTCATGACATTTCTTGTTTCTCCTCCCAGatcctttacacacacacacacaacacctTGGGGGAAGGGGTATGGGAAGAGGGTTTTCCCATCACTTGAGATGGGGAAAAGGTTGACTTTGATATCTACTCCTTTGGTTCTCATAGGCCACATATTAGACTAAGCAGTAAAACTCCTGACTTGTGTCTCTTTATCACCTGGCTGTGTGAGAGAGAGCCAGGCTTACTGTAATAGACAACTTGCCTCTTCATTCCAGAatagactttttttctctctctctttttttggcttTGGGGATGCTCGATAGATTTCTGTATGGTGGATCTTGAGCCTAATCCTAGTCTCCTCTCGTCCATAGGAAGAAAAGCAGAATGTTAATAAGATGCAGGACATTTTGTCAAATTCATTCAGAGAGAGGCCAGCTGAGTCTGGGGTCAGTGTCAGGCTTTATGTTCATTCCATCGCAAATCCAGGGACCCATTCCCATCCTCATCTTTCCTCACATCCCTTAGGAAGCACAAGGATTAACCTACTTTCCCAACATTCTCCAGTCCAGGGGCATTTTAAAGTAGTATCTTCaagcttcttttaaaatattttgatgaactATTTCAACAAAATTGGCTCTGTTTAtaatctcatatattttattttacgcGTTTATTAACTTTATTCTGAGGAGACCATAAATTTCAACAGACCATCAAAGGAGTCATCTTTGACAACaacagtcaaaataaaaaaagataccCCAATCCTAGACTAAAACTAGGTCTAGCCCTAAACCAGATAAAGGATTCTGAATTGGCATCCTAATGATGTTCTTCCATTGAGCCATGGTTCCCAGAATTTTAATAGCACAGAGTTCTTGGAAGATTATTAGGATATTGTACCTGAGAACCAGTGTACTTGATTCAGATGGAGCAGCTAGGACAAAGCccaaggaagaagggggaaggataGAACTGACTCAGAGAAAGCTAAGATTACCTGAAGTCATCATGGTTACTAGTGAGATGATTTACAGCACATTAATTCACTGGCAGACTATATGGGATAGAGCAATAGCTCCTAGAAGGTAGGGTtggtttaatttttatctttgtgtcttGGCAGATAGTcggcttaataaatttttgttgattaatCAACAAGGGAGGGGAAGGATTTCTTGTGCTGCCACCCTCCAGGtcacttcctctctcttccaGCTCCTGCCCATTCCTGATTCATTACCCATCTCACCAGATGATGGGCAGCATGCTGACATCTACAAACTACGTATCAGAGTTCGAGGGAACCTGGAGTGGGCCCCACCCCGTCCCCAGATAATCTTCAATGTCCATCCTGCCCCCACGTAAGCAATCAGTGGCCTTATTTGTTTGATAAAATGCCAATGATTTGTTTGCCAGAGATCTCTATTCACCTTTCTCAGTATgtgaaatcattaattatagTACCCAACTACCTCATCTAAATTCCCTTTTTAAGTGGGAGAAGATGATGAATTctcctgaattttattctttcaagAGGTTAATTTGTCACTAGTCACTAGCTCTGgtatcttcccagtttttcttactttttttcccccttttttaattgcaagacaatagggttaagtgacttgcccaaggtcacatacacagctaagtaattcttaagtgtctgaggctggatttgaattcaggttgtcctgactcgagggccagtgctccatccactgcgccaactagcttcCCCGCCCGCCCCCCAAGTTATTCTTTTAACAAGATCAATAGCTACTGGCATTTTTTGACCTTCATCCTCTTTTCAGTGGTTTTGAGAGGGTTCACTATATTTTGACTGTATTTGGTATTAAGTAgtttctttctattctattattgCTCTTCCTTTTCTGCTTTATGATCCTGTATTCTGTTATGAATAAGGGCTGTCTACTGTAGCCATCCCTCTCTTAAATTAGTCTTATTCCCCCATATGAGGTTCTGTTGGTATTTGGGTGACAAAAGCCAGATGGCCAAACCTACAAATAAgcaatttttcttctccttgtaATCTAGTTTTGGGAAGTGAAAACCCAATGTTAGCACCTCCCAGTGCCTTGATGTGAGGGCTCTTAAGATATATTTGCCAGGTGTCTGCCAATCCTTGATTTACTCCCTCTTCTCACAGGAGAAAAATTGCTGTGGCCAAGCAGAATTACCGTTGTGCAGGTTGTGGCATCAGAACAGATCCTGGTGAGTATCTTTCCCACCCTTGTTCTATggatttttctttcccattccagGGAGACAAGGAAGGATattcagagaagaaatgaaaaaaattatgatggACAGTATCCAGGGAAAGGCTAAAGAGACTGAGAGAGGAATGAGTGAAGTTGAGAGAACACTAGCAGTTCTTGAGAATATCAGCGGTCTAAGATTTTCTCACTGGGAtggtgaagaagaagaaaactagaTGTTTCAACCAGGGCCCTAAAGGCTAGCTCCTTAACAGCCTGTTATTCCTGTGCCCTCCTTCCCAGCAAAGATGCCATCTGGTCCCCATACCTCATTAGATATAGGCCTAGCTTTGTATTGTTGTCTACCTTgcgtttttttgtttgtttgtttgttttgtttgctcCCCAGACTATATCAAGCGACTTCGCTACTGTGAATATCTGGGCAAATACTTCTGCCAGTGTTGCCATGGGAATGCCCAGGTGATCATTCCTAGTCGCATCCTACGCAAATGGGACTTCAGCAAATACTATGTCAGCAACTTCTCTAAGGACCTGCTTACCAAGATTTGGAACGACCCTCTCTTCAATGTGCAGGACATCAACAGTACCCTGTATAGGAAGGTCAAGTTGCTTAATCAAGTCCGGGTAAGGCTGTGAGAAGAGATTCCATTATAGATTCTTTCCCTTGTCATTGCCTCCTTTCTTTTGGGCATGCAGGCTCTTCTCATCTTcccacttttcttccttttggccTTGGACTTCCAAGTTAGGTTCctcatccttcctgatttctcctCCCTCATCCCAGAGATTAAGCTTGAGAGAGAATCTCAGACTTGAGTTTGGCTCTAACTACTGCTCCAAAGAAGCAGATTTAATGCATTATGAAGTTATCCTAAGTCTGTGGATATGAATCACTCAAAAGTATTGTTACTGGTAAATTAAGTATTGTGTCTGGTGGCTGGGCTTTCTGAGTTCTTTTCTCAGCTTAGCCATCAGTATTAGAATTTGAGCAGACCACTCAGATAACTTGAATGGCCCAGGTTTCCTGTTCTGTCATTACTTGGACTGCCCTTGGAGCAGACTGGAGAATAGGGGGTAGAGGAGGCATACCAGATCTTCTTAAATTCATGGCCTAAGAAATCTTCCTACACTTTTCATGGATTCTCAGATGCAAAGGAGTCAGCTTCTTCTGAAGCCCTAAcctccccttttttcactttgttttcttcactttCCCTCACATCTCTTTGCTCAGCTCTTGCGGATCCAGCTGTACCACATGAAGAACATGTTCAAGACTTGCCGACTAGCAAAAGAGTGAGTCTCACATGACCTTTATAACCCTGGGATCCCTTTCCAGGAGCCAGTCTTAAACTTTTGGGTGTCAGGACTTCTTCACACTCTTAAAAATCATTGAGGGACTCCAAAGAGGAGTTGTTTACATGAGTTCACTCTACTGAtatttactgtattagaaattaaaacttaaagaaatttaaagtattagtttattttaaaataaatccattATATCTTAACATCAATATCATTTTTATGAACAATTATTTTCTGAAATACTTTAGTGAGAAGAGTGATGGTGTTTTACATATCAAATACAAATCTCTTTGATGTCTAACTTAATAGAAAACAACTAGATTCTCTTGTCTGCTTTAGTTAGCATTCATCTATTGTGCTGTTGTTTTGactgaaatatatgaaaaaaaaatctagccttACATGtatagacagaaagaaaggagttTTTAATTGGCAAATGACATCTTACTAttactagaaaaatagtaattacTACTCTGTTGCTACTATAAATTTCTAGGAAAATTTGCTTCATAACTCTCCCCTCCTCTGTTCCCCCAGTTCCCTTCCTGAGAAGACCCCCAGGGGTCTGTGGTCCATTCTTTGAAAACCCctgtttttttggtttctgtttcTAAGCTTTGTCTAAGTAAACCCCAGACCATTGGCTTTTGAGAGATGTAAAAATGGCCGCATGGAGATTCCCCCATCAGGTTGTGCTTTGGTCACCTTTATGTCATGGAAGAGACCTGAGATGGTTATTGGAAGTATTGAAGAGGGCTATCATCTGTTTCCCATTTAGTTGGAAGGGTCACTTTTCAGGAACCTGCTCACTGTCAGGGTTGGGGGAGTGGTTTGCTCTGGAACAGGGGGCCATAGCAGAAGCATGCTTCATCTGGGCCCTGAGACTATTAGGGCTACCTGTTCTGTGGTCTGATGTGGGAGGGGTCCTTCAGAACTCTGTCCTCATGTATCTCCCTTCTGTGTTCTCAGTCTCCTGGATGCCTTTGACACAGTTCCGGGACACTTAACAGAAGATCTCCACCTGTACTCCCTCAATGACTTGACTGCTACCAAGAAGGGGGAGCTTGCACCTCAGCTTGTGGAACTTGCCAAGGCAGGCGCCACGCATGTTCAGCACTGCATGGTGAGAAATTCTTGCTTTTTGATTTATGTGAATGTTTTGATTGATAGGTGTAAAGTTCTGAATACATTGTGGAGCAAATAACATATTCTAGACTATTGAAAAGATGCAGAGAAGAAGGGAAGTCTTCTCTTACATGGAGGAGCAAGTACTGAGACTTTCAATGCCCTTGGGTCAACTATCTTAAGTCTTGGTATCTCTGGTGCCTGAAATCCAGAGATCCCTCAATTCGATGCTTAGATAATTCCCATTTTGAGTTCTTAGGATCTCCCCTGTTGAGGAGCTTGTAGCAAGGGAAGGAGCAAAGAATCTTGTTTAAGATTAGGAGGGTGGCAAAGGTTTTCCTTTCCATGGATAACctttatatttaatgtttgttATATACTTAGGACGTTTTGTTTTCAAATGATAACCCAAACTGAAGCACTATATTTAAGGGGCCTCAGAGAATTTTGCTAACTGTCCCCTCACTGAAATTCAGCCTTGTGATCAAGGGCATCAGAAATCCAGTCTTGCTCTTGGCCTTTCTTTCCAGAGTTTCTGTCCAACATTGTTGATCCACGTTGCTAGGTCTTCTTCTGTCCTCTTCTTCCTGTGGAACTCTAGAGTTTGTAGTACATGGAAGAAAGTGAATTGGTCAGAGCTTGTAGCCACACGCAGCTTTCCAGCTGGGCACTGTGTCCTGACTCTGTTCATACTGCCCTCCAGTAGGATGATCCCTGATATTCTGTCCTTCATCCCTTTCCTATCTGTTTTCTTCCTCAGCTCTGCCAAGCCAAGGGCTTTATCTGTGAGTTCTGTCAGAATGAGGATgatatcatttttccatttgaacttcATAAGTGCCGGACTTGTGAGGGTAAGACccaagggaaaggggagagaatacAAGTAGCCCATCTTATGCTGTTTTCTTAGTTGTCACAAGTTAGTTTTTGTAATCCTGAAAAGATTGTTAACAGAGTGAGGGCCAGGAGGTTTGGGTTCTAGTCCTAACTGTATCACTGGCTACCAAGTTACTTGAACCAAGTCTTTTCACTTTGGGTGCCTCCATtttcttaaagtaaaataaaatatgtaaaataaaggagtgaactagatgatctcaggTTTCTCCAGCTCTGGAATTTCAGAtgtgttttttgttcattttgttttaatgaaCAAGTGGTCCTGTTCTTCTCTTAGTGGGTGAAGAGTAGTTAGTCCAAGCCTGGAATAACAGAGAATTGTTCTGTTTCTCACTACTCCCGCCCCCAATCCTGTGTAGAATGTAAAGCTTGTTACCACAAAGCCTGCTTCAAGTCTGGAAGCTGCCCCAAGTGCACACGGCTGCAAGCCCGGAGAGAATTGCTGGCCAAGCAGAGCCTGGAATCCTATGTGTCAGAGTACGAGGAGGAGCCAGCCGAGGCAGTGGCCCTGGAGGCCACCTGAAGAATGGCAGACATCCCAAAGACGCTCACACCCAAACCGGCCACTGGACTCCTCACCCCTCCCCAGCCTGGTCCTGGTCTGGGGTgggggattttatttttaataactaaTATAAGCCCCCTCATCTAGGCACACCCCGTCTGGGATGTGCCAGGTTACTGGGCTCCCTGCTTTCTAGTCTGCTATGGAAGAGGATTTGTTGGGAGCTAAAAATTTCTACCAGGACTGGCAGTGGTCAAAGACTGCTGAACCTGTCTTCCTTTGCCACCTACTGGCGCTTGGGGCCAGCCTGTTCTTCCCTGTTCCTGCTGTATCCTCAGTACTTTTCCCATGCTTCCTGATGGTTCTAACACTTCTGAACCAGGGTTTTCCCAAGTCCCTAGTAGAACCTCCTTCTCTTTTCCTGCTAAAACAGGAAATGGTTTGTTTTTTACTCTCTTCCACCCTGGAATTGGGTTAGCCTAAACCCTGAGGAGGATCAGCCTAAAGCAGAGATAGCATCCTGGGTACACTGCAGCTACTGCACCTTCTCAGGCACACGAAATGTCCATGAGCCTGTTCTGGTGGGGTCCGGCCAGAGCAGGCGTCC
This region includes:
- the RUBCN gene encoding run domain Beclin-1-interacting and cysteine-rich domain-containing protein isoform X6; translation: MRPESPSMEIGCCGEAPPEESRREHWKLLSNLKTTVEGLVSANNPNVWSKYGGLERLCRDMKGILYHGLISDQVCCQPNDYWQFVKDIRWLSPHSALHVEKFIDLYENGQQSPDGVRDQAIAELWLQHSLQFHCLSAQLRPLLGDRQYIRKFYTDAAFLLSSAHVTAMLQCLEAVEQNNPRLLAQIDASMFARKHETPLLMTKSQSLTALPGSCTTPPAKYTQHCYFGSFSGTYQSTPMPITDRRPTSFSLSGPPYKPQESKESVAQAENQSFQGSLPSVVSAAARDSPPSPNDMSSSALTSPSEEPWTSSQDDPQSDANDGPEYLAIGNLGSRARATSSQREQEGVGQSQVPGLLRRSSFSEGQTQAVSGGAKKSHTRSHSDTNIASRKVQESRNDNSKLKVPVSCTGRSSEVSTPSSLDMEYDGNQYLCSGEGMFRRPSEGQSLISYLSEQDFGSCADLEKENAHFSISESLIAAIELMKCNMMNQHLDEEEEDDSDKEIQELKQKIRLRRQQIRTKNLFPAYQETEHGSFLVTSSGSQFSSRDSARLSDSGSTDEVDEFEIQDGSDGSNLIHTSKNGLSVSMASLFSDADIRRSASSSNRSYLSSESFSSHCFLHSTSAEAVAMGLLKQFEGMQLPAASELEWLVPEHDAPQKLLPIPDSLPISPDDGQHADIYKLRIRVRGNLEWAPPRPQIIFNVHPAPTRKIAVAKQNYRCAGCGIRTDPDYIKRLRYCEYLGKYFCQCCHGNAQVIIPSRILRKWDFSKYYVSNFSKDLLTKIWNDPLFNVQDINSTLYRKVKLLNQVRLLRIQLYHMKNMFKTCRLAKDLLDAFDTVPGHLTEDLHLYSLNDLTATKKGELAPQLVELAKAGATHVQHCMLCQAKGFICEFCQNEDDIIFPFELHKCRTCEECKACYHKACFKSGSCPKCTRLQARRELLAKQSLESYVSEYEEEPAEAVALEAT
- the RUBCN gene encoding run domain Beclin-1-interacting and cysteine-rich domain-containing protein isoform X9 — translated: MKGILYHGLISDQVCCQPNDYWQFVKDIRWLSPHSALHVEKFIDLYENGQQSPDGVRDQAIAELWLQHSLQFHCLSAQLRPLLGDRQYIRKFYTDAAFLLSSAHVTAMLQCLEAVEQNNPRLLAQIDASMFARKHETPLLMTKSQSLTALPGSCTTPPAKYTQHCYFGSFSGTYQSTPMPITDRRPTSFSLSGPPYKPQESKESVAQAENQSFQGSLPSVVSAAARDSPPSPNDMSSSALTSPSEEPWTSSQDDPQSDANDGPEYLAIGNLGSRARATSSQSNGSNSKSSSSNLFSSSSSQKANSPTSSVGEQEGVGQSQVPGLLRRSSFSEGQTQAVSGGAKKSHTRSHSDTNIASRKVQESRNDNSKLKVPVSCTGRSSEVSTPSSLDMEYDGNQYLCSGEGMFRRPSEGQSLISYLSEQDFGSCADLEKENAHFSISESLIAAIELMKCNMMNQHLDEEEEDDSDKEIQELKQKIRLRRQQIRTKNLFPAYQETEHGSFLVTSSGSQFSSRDSARLSDSGSTDEVDEFEIQDGSDGSNLIHTSKNGLSVSMASLFSDADIRRSASSSNRSYLSSESFSSHCFLHSTSAEAVAMGLLKQFEGMQLPAASELEWLVPEHDAPQKLLPIPDSLPISPDDGQHADIYKLRIRVRGNLEWAPPRPQIIFNVHPAPTRKIAVAKQNYRCAGCGIRTDPDYIKRLRYCEYLGKYFCQCCHGNAQVIIPSRILRKWDFSKYYVSNFSKDLLTKIWNDPLFNVQDINSTLYRKVKLLNQVRLLRIQLYHMKNMFKTCRLAKDLLDAFDTVPGHLTEDLHLYSLNDLTATKKGELAPQLVELAKAGATHVQHCMLCQAKGFICEFCQNEDDIIFPFELHKCRTCEECKACYHKACFKSGSCPKCTRLQARRELLAKQSLESYVSEYEEEPAEAVALEAT